The following are encoded in a window of Hemitrygon akajei chromosome 24, sHemAka1.3, whole genome shotgun sequence genomic DNA:
- the LOC140715624 gene encoding formyl peptide receptor-related sequence 4-like gives MSFSNGHNNMSKLAATGSHDISNCSSRGTEWSEPAAALKIVFALIVLLGAPGNGAVIWVTGFNMERNVYTVCFLNLAVADLTYCLTSPTLLAYSCLPGPSVSITFWRALRWIFRFHMSAIAALLTLISIVRCLAITRPVWFQYHKGLVWVRAACFGAWALAFLLCLPEFLHFSTDSYSRAQIWVALEVTGSILSFGPPLLIMAVCYILVARKMKGKMFPKSRYLVQLIVTMVSVFIVSWFPITVCDILWKLSICISMQSLYFTFSLASLNSTVNPLIYVFSGHDFRQVFRRSLAATLRLAFAEEKMELGADPPIPTVSAVSPPSQGHFNDCDVGHSEAEGGGGCS, from the coding sequence ATGTCGTTCTCCAACGGTCACAACAATATGAGCAAGCTCGCCGCTACTGGGAGCCACGACATCAGCAACTGCAGTTCCAGGGGGACGGAATGGTCAGAGCCAGCTGCCGCGCTCAAGATTGTCTTCGCCCTCATCGTCCTGCTGGGTGCTCCCGGCAACGGAGCCGTCATCTGGGTGACAGGCTTCAATATGGAGAGGAACGTATACACGGTGTGTTTCCTCAACCTGGCGGTGGCGGACCTGACCTACTGCCTCACCTCCCCCACCCTGCTGGCCTACAGCTGTCTGCCCGGTCCCTCTGTCAGTATAACATTCTGGAGAGCACTCCGATGGATCTTCAGATTCCACATGTCCGCCATTGCTGCGTTGTTGACCCTGATCAGCATCGTGCGGTGCCTGGCCATCACTCGGCCTGTCTGGTTTCAGTACCACAAGGGCCTGGTTTGGGTGCGTGCGGCCTGCTTCGGGGCCTGGGCTCTGGCCTTCCTCCTTTGTTTGCCTGAATTCTTGCATTTCTCCACTGATTCGTATTCGCGGGCGCAGATCTGGGTTGCGTTAGAAGTAACGGGGAGCATCTTGTCTTTCGGCCCTCCCCTCCTGATCATGGCCGTGTGCTACATTTTGGTTGCCCGGAAGATGAAGGGGAAAATGTTCCCCAAATCCAGGTACCTCGTTCAACTCATCGTTACAATGGTCTCCGTTTTCATTGTCAGCTGGTTCCCCATCACTGTTTGCGACATTCTCTGGAAATTATCAATATGCATTTCCATGCAGTCTTTGTACTTCACTTTCTCCCTGGCCTCTTTGAACAGCACAGTCAATCCCCTCATTTACGTCTTCTCCGGCCATGACTTCCGCCAGGTCTTCAGGCGTTCCCTGGCCGCCACTCTCCGTCTTGCCTTCGCCGAGGAGAAGATGGAATTGGGGGCCGATCCTCCCATCCCCACCGTTTCTGCGGTTTCTCCCCCCTCACAAGGGCACTTTAATGACTGTGATGTTGGACATTCAGAAGCAGAGGGAGGTGGGGGGTGTTCCTAA